From the Solanum stenotomum isolate F172 chromosome 4, ASM1918654v1, whole genome shotgun sequence genome, one window contains:
- the LOC125862240 gene encoding protein TIFY 10A — MGLSENVDSGKVAGQKSQFSQTCNLLSQFLKKKGSVGDLNNLGIYKTTFEPTGSQQTATTTTTTMNLLPMIEKSGDSSSSVETNPQKPMNLFPQEFDFSKEQSTKKTESWISDQPEKAQMTIFYGGQVIVFDDFPADKANEIMKLANKQNPTNNFTYTMMKNQKTADQSGANFGNKLIQELPKVSMPQTSVADLPIARRNSLTRFLEKRKDRVTSIAPYQISSNKKSKNEENKAWLGLGAQFVKTELYF, encoded by the exons ATGGGGTTATCGGAAAATGTGGATTCCGGCAAGGTGGCCGGacagaaatctcagttttctcAGACTTGTAACCTTTTGAGTCAATTCTTGAAGAAAAAAGGTTCTGTTGGAGATCTTAATAATCTTGGTATCTACAAAACTACTTTTGAACCAACTG GATCTCAACAAACTGCTACCACCACTACAACTACTATGAATTTGTTGCCAATGATTGAGAAATCAGGTGATTCATCGTCGTCCGTTGAAACAAATCCTCAAAAACCCATGAATCTTTTCCCTCAAGAAtttgatttctccaaagaacAATCCACAAAAAAGACTGAATCTTGGATATCTGATCAACCAGAAAAGGCACAAATGACCATTTTTTATGGTGGACAAGTCattgtttttgatgattttccaGCTGATAAAGCAAATGAGATCATGAAATTAGCCAACAAACAAAACCCCACAAACAACTTCACTTATACTATGATGAAGAATCAAAAAACAGCTGATCAATCTGGTGCAAATTTTGGTAACAAATTGATTCAAGAACTCCCAAAAGTGTCAATGCCACAGACTTCTGTTGCTGATTTACCAATCGCCAGGCGGAATTCACTTACAAGATTCTTGGAGAAAAGGAAAGATAGAGTAACATCAATTGCACCATACCAAATCTCCAGCAACAAGAAATCCAAGAATGAGGAAAACAAGGCATGGTTGGGATTAGGTGCTCAATTTGTTAAAACTGAGCTATACTTTTAG
- the LOC125862239 gene encoding ethylene-responsive transcription factor ERF017: protein MVKPNSKNTEFSPSSSSSSLYRGVRKRKWGKWVSEIRLPNSRERIWLGSYDTPEKAAKAFDAALFCLRGKGANFNFPENPPEIMNGRSMTPSEIQSAAAQFANNTEPELIRVGPRENSDLSSSSSEIFRAESPSVSVSDRVESEKTEITLGNDFTNMYRVESPVSGRVESEKTEMSLDNGFMDMFSSLGKVNDMSDFGIFPGFDDLSGEFFIPPPPPQPSQMPNLESLEEENYLNYDGFQSQGTSFLWNF, encoded by the coding sequence atggTGAAACCCAATTCAAAAAATACAGAATTTTCACCTTCATCGTCATCGTCATCGTTGTATCGGGGAGTAAGGAAGAGGAAATGGGGGAAATGGGTATCGGAAATTAGATTACCTAATAGTAGAGAAAGAATTTGGTTGGGTTCTTATGATACGCCGGAAAAAGCTGCTAAAGCATTCGACGCCGCACTTTTTTGTTTGCGGGGTAAAGGGGCTAATTTCAATTTCCCGGAAAATCCGCCGGAGATTATGAACGGAAGGTCGATGACTCCGTCGGAGATTCAATCGGCGGCGGCACAGTTTGCGAATAATACAGAACCCGAGCTTATCCGGGTCGGACCGAGGGAGAATTCGGatctttcttcttcctcatcGGAAATATTCCGGGCGGAATCGCCGTCGGTGTCAGTTTCCGATAGAGTAGAAAGTGAAAAGACGGAAATAACCTTGGGTAATGATTTTACCAATATGTATCGGGTGGAGTCTCCGGTTTCCGGGAGGGTAGAAAGTGAAAAGACGGAAATGTCCTTGGATAATGGATTTATGGACATGTTTTCGTCGTTGGGGAAGGTTAATGATATGTCCGATTTCGGAATTTTTCCGGGGTTCGATGATTTATCGGGTGAATTTTTTATACCACCACCGCCACCACAACCATCGCAAATGCCTAATTTGGAATCATTAGAAGAAGAGAATTATTTGAACTACGATGGATTTCAATCACAAGGGACTTCATTTCTTTGGAATTTTTGA
- the LOC125862229 gene encoding oligouridylate-binding protein 1-like: MMQQQRLRQQRGLMQQSLYHPGHIASPQIEPILSGNLPPGFDSSTCRSVYVGNISSQVTEQLLQEVFSSTGPLEGCKFIQKDKSSYGFVDYFDRQSAALAIVSLNGRQLFGQCIKVNWAYASAKREDTSNHFNIFVGDLSPEVTDATLFACFSVYPSCSDARVMWDQKIGRSRGFGFVSFRDQQEAQSAINDLNGKWLGSRQIRCNWAARGAGAGDDIRGSDARGAVELTTGTSDDGQQKANEDAPENNPQYTTVYVGNLAPDVTTIDLHRYFHALGAGVIADVRIQRDRGFGFVRYSNHTEAARAIQLGNARILFGKPIKCSWGSKPTPPGSSTNPLPPPAIGQLPGISAMGLAMYERQVALARMTGMQTLMQPQRQRIGAASQVLYDGGTASPQLPMYY; encoded by the exons ATGATGCAACAACAAAGGCTGAGACAACAGCGAGGATTGATGCAACAATCCCTTTATCATCCTGGCCATATAGCATCCCCTCAG ATAGAGCCCATCTTGAGTGGAAATCTGCCTCCTGGGTTTGATTCAAGTACTTGCAGGAGTGT GTATGTTGGAAACATCAGTTCTCAAGTCACGGAACAACTTCTTCAAGAGGTTTTCTCAAGTACCGGTCCCCTTGAGGGATGCAAGTTTATACAGAAGGACAAG TCGTCCTATGGGTTTGTGGATTATTTTGATCGCCAATCAGCTGCGCTTGCTATCGTGAGCCTCAATGGAAGGCAATT GTTTGGACAGTGTATAAAAGTTAACTGGGCTTATGCCAGTGCTAAAAGAGAGGACACATCAA ATCATTTCAACATATTTGTGGGTGATCTTAGTCCGGAGGTTACAGATGCCACATTGTTTGCGTGCTTTTCAGTATACCCTAGCTGCTC AGATGCAAGAGTGATGTGGGATCAGAAAATAGGCCGGTCTAGAGGGTTTGGGTTTGTTTCCTTTCGTGATCAGCAG GAAGCCCAAAGTGCAATAAATGACTTGAATG GCAAGTGGCTTGGAAGCAGACAAATCCGCTGCAACTGGGCAGCAAGAGGTGCTGGAGCCGGTGATGACATCCGGGGTTCAGACGCTAGAGGTGCTGTTGAATTGACAACTGGAACATCAG ATGATGGTCAACAGAAGGCCAACGAAGATGCACCAGAAAATAATCCGCAGTACACAACTGTATATGTTGGCAACCTTGCTCCTGAT GTCACTACCATTGACCTCCATCGTTATTTTCATGCTCTTGGAGCTGGTGTCATTGCTGATGTCCGTATTCAGCGAGACAGAGGTTTTGGTTTTGTCAGATACAGCAATCATACTGAAGCAGCTCGAGCAATTCAATTGGGAAATGCTCGAATCCTCTTTGGTAAACCCATTAAG TGCTCATGGGGAAGCAAGCCAACTCCACCAGGAAGCAGCACTAACCCTCTACCACCTCCTGCTATCGGACAACTCCCTGGTATTTCAGCCATGGGTCTTGCGATGTACGAGAGGCAGGTTGCTTTGGCTAGGATGACTGGTATGCAGACTCTCATGCAACCCCAGAGACAGCGAATTGGTGCTGCTAGTCAGGTTCTGTATGATGGTGGCACTGCTTCGCCGCAGCTACCGATGTACTACTAG